Proteins encoded by one window of Cellvibrio sp. KY-GH-1:
- a CDS encoding LytTR family DNA-binding domain-containing protein: MKILIVDDSRLARKELIGLLQHHPECEIVAEAGDVQSAVSAINQLHPDLVLLDINLPDGNGFDVLEQSDYTPGVIFTTAYEEHAVQAFEYNALDYLLKPITQDRLDTAMHKMAARAQHVPFNQPEKSLDAHIFIREGERCHFIKFREISRIAVEGNYVRVHFGIMSAPVLRSLNYVEARLDPQAFFRANRQEIINLNFIDRIEPWIGDGLMIVMQDCTEVIASRRQARELKQRLEF; this comes from the coding sequence ATGAAAATCCTGATCGTCGATGACTCCCGCCTCGCGCGCAAGGAGTTGATTGGCCTGCTACAACATCACCCTGAATGCGAAATTGTCGCGGAAGCTGGTGATGTACAAAGCGCGGTTAGCGCGATTAACCAATTACATCCGGATTTGGTGTTACTGGACATCAACCTCCCGGACGGTAACGGTTTTGATGTGCTAGAGCAGAGCGACTACACCCCCGGTGTAATTTTTACCACTGCCTACGAAGAGCACGCGGTGCAAGCTTTTGAATATAACGCGCTGGATTATTTGCTCAAACCCATCACCCAGGATCGTCTGGATACCGCCATGCATAAAATGGCGGCGCGCGCGCAGCATGTTCCCTTCAATCAGCCGGAAAAGAGTTTAGATGCGCACATTTTTATTCGCGAAGGTGAACGCTGCCACTTTATAAAATTCCGCGAAATTAGCCGCATCGCGGTCGAGGGAAATTATGTACGCGTGCACTTCGGCATTATGAGTGCGCCAGTATTGCGTTCATTAAATTATGTCGAAGCCAGATTAGACCCACAGGCATTTTTCCGCGCAAACCGGCAAGAAATTATCAATCTGAATTTTATCGATCGTATCGAACCCTGGATTGGCGATGGGTTGATGATAGTGATGCAGGATTGCACCGAAGTGATAGCCTCGCGCCGTCAGGCGCGAGAGCTAAAACAGCGGCTGGAGTTTTAA
- a CDS encoding sensor histidine kinase, translated as MHSAISQRENNQRTSKTYLAVQLIFWSCYFLINLIFVSVSGYYTHTSALIFLLLSLLLGCASHVLRKLYHRFAQPQSTLRLGLHLCWLLPTTALVVQTLLHGLIFLSIQLFGPSDNIQPVSVGSFVGYSINTGIMLTLWSILYLFQREFRQRRETEIAHWRDQAKLRDMELQFLRSQINSHFLFNSLNNVRSLILEDPQAARQGLADLATLLRGLLHADNKLTVSLREELDWVGGYLALESLQFEQRLSYAFQIDEALLDEKLPPLLLQTLVENAVKHGIARRRAGGRIQISAQRLSPTHWQLEITNPSAELPAEHSGQSIGLTNTRARLAAAFGDQARLDLVLGVSVSARVDLPLNTANKLATNANPNNKSPAEET; from the coding sequence ATGCACAGCGCGATTTCCCAGCGAGAAAATAACCAGCGCACGTCAAAGACCTATTTGGCGGTACAGCTAATTTTTTGGAGCTGTTATTTTCTCATCAACCTGATATTTGTCAGTGTTTCGGGTTATTACACCCACACTAGCGCACTCATTTTTTTGCTACTGTCATTGCTCCTCGGATGCGCCAGCCACGTTTTGCGCAAGCTATACCATCGATTTGCGCAACCACAGTCGACGCTTCGTCTGGGCTTGCATCTCTGCTGGTTATTGCCAACCACCGCCCTTGTGGTGCAAACGCTGCTACACGGTTTAATTTTTTTATCCATTCAATTATTCGGACCCAGCGATAACATTCAACCGGTTTCTGTGGGCAGCTTTGTTGGCTACAGCATAAATACCGGCATTATGTTAACCCTCTGGTCAATTCTGTATTTATTCCAACGCGAATTCAGGCAACGACGCGAAACAGAAATCGCCCATTGGCGCGACCAGGCCAAACTGCGCGATATGGAACTACAATTTTTACGCAGCCAAATCAATTCGCATTTTTTATTTAACTCATTAAATAATGTGCGCTCATTAATTCTGGAAGACCCACAGGCGGCGCGCCAAGGCCTAGCAGATCTGGCAACATTGCTGCGCGGTTTATTGCACGCGGATAACAAATTAACGGTTAGCCTGCGCGAGGAACTGGATTGGGTAGGTGGTTATCTCGCACTGGAATCACTGCAATTTGAACAGCGACTCAGTTATGCATTCCAGATTGACGAAGCACTACTGGACGAAAAGCTACCGCCTTTATTGTTGCAAACCCTGGTAGAAAACGCGGTTAAACACGGCATTGCCAGGCGCCGGGCAGGAGGCCGTATTCAGATCAGTGCGCAACGGCTTTCGCCCACTCACTGGCAGTTGGAAATCACCAATCCGTCCGCCGAATTGCCGGCCGAACACAGCGGCCAGAGTATTGGCCTGACTAACACTCGCGCCCGATTGGCCGCCGCCTTCGGCGATCAAGCCAGACTTGATTTGGTACTTGGAGTTTCTGTTAGCGCCCGTGTAGACTTACCCCTGAACACCGCTAACAAGCTCGCGACTAACGCGAATCCTAATAATAAAAGTCCGGCAGAAGAGACTTGA
- a CDS encoding PilZ domain-containing protein: MTSADSLHYSLMRNDTHSFINHFMDSAMANNYSDSEQRQEFRLDNQLTVIIELDSSASGDPTLVVTQSLDISANGLRVIATQAVATDIILRCCIRDTEHNRQFLLVTEVKWCRPQAATGDYLLGLSLFDSDGTDIVAWKEFIAQMCTD; encoded by the coding sequence GTGACCTCAGCTGATAGTTTGCACTATTCACTCATGCGTAATGACACTCACTCATTCATTAACCACTTCATGGACAGCGCTATGGCGAACAATTACAGCGATTCCGAACAACGCCAGGAGTTTCGTTTAGACAACCAGCTCACAGTGATTATTGAGCTGGATTCTTCCGCCAGCGGCGACCCCACACTGGTGGTTACCCAAAGCCTGGATATTTCCGCCAACGGCTTGCGTGTAATCGCTACGCAAGCCGTTGCTACCGACATTATTTTGCGCTGCTGCATTCGCGATACCGAACACAATCGCCAGTTTTTGTTGGTGACGGAAGTGAAATGGTGTCGCCCGCAAGCCGCCACGGGAGATTATCTACTGGGCTTGAGCCTGTTTGATTCCGATGGCACCGACATAGTGGCCTGGAAGGAATTTATTGCGCAGATGTGCACTGATTAA
- a CDS encoding DUF1631 family protein has product MSEFTLQTIIAGDSLQLSEVFASIAAHEGNATGQLRAQLANEIALSFTTSHLWDLQLQLPLQPLWQLLSNAISRDDEFFCNTQHPLRALLQALLTGCYWYPREGKPAQQFQDKYLSLVESCKTRLTITDEGSVDSASLQAAVQQYSDWLAGEDKRAAMLETRLCETELANLKQISAETRVIDLINKNLAGRPLPTDLHPLVSGTLKSELQYWAFNRTPEELIQLPLWKSWNRLLPALGELFSSDDAQVDDQFLYQQIPLVIAELERSSEHPVNHSQSYQQLIEQLSGYLMANIQKQALENSLFPALANSAGQSSSNTHVPYSLLKQTEQIHPGDWFIFFGENDECLRCKLALKNPEVDQLLLVDHTGRKVMIKSHKDFALCLSTGIARPLIAPDIQRLIENTLPSWIERANTSVQAQLLQQKQKAEQLVRALIAKQQAAAEVAAKARAEAEARMQQQLEARRAAARKAMAEARALADEQRRREAEQAAEAERLRIEQAEAEAAETLARRQMAQQAVSELQVGAWLEIQLENEKQRAKLSVIIASTNKYIFADQVGRKLAEYTRDQLQEQVAQEQIKILRNGDNFEDQLAKVIRGLRRDLS; this is encoded by the coding sequence ATGTCTGAATTTACCCTGCAAACCATAATCGCCGGCGACTCACTGCAATTGAGTGAGGTCTTTGCCAGTATCGCCGCCCACGAGGGTAATGCGACTGGCCAGCTACGCGCACAACTTGCCAACGAGATTGCGCTGTCGTTTACAACAAGCCATTTGTGGGATCTACAACTACAACTTCCATTGCAACCACTGTGGCAATTATTAAGTAACGCGATCAGTCGCGACGACGAATTCTTCTGCAACACCCAACACCCGCTGCGCGCTCTTTTGCAGGCGCTTTTGACGGGTTGCTATTGGTATCCGCGCGAAGGCAAACCCGCACAACAATTTCAGGATAAATATCTAAGCCTGGTAGAAAGCTGCAAAACCAGACTCACTATCACCGATGAAGGATCAGTCGATAGCGCTTCACTACAAGCAGCCGTGCAACAATATTCCGATTGGCTAGCGGGTGAAGACAAGCGCGCGGCTATGCTTGAAACTCGCCTATGCGAAACCGAATTGGCCAACCTGAAACAAATCAGTGCAGAAACCCGGGTGATCGACCTGATCAATAAAAATCTGGCCGGCCGCCCTCTTCCCACCGATTTACATCCACTGGTCAGCGGTACTTTAAAAAGTGAATTGCAGTATTGGGCATTTAACAGAACGCCTGAAGAATTGATTCAGCTGCCGCTCTGGAAAAGCTGGAACCGTTTGTTACCCGCATTAGGCGAATTATTTTCCAGCGATGACGCGCAAGTTGATGACCAGTTCCTCTACCAGCAGATTCCATTGGTCATCGCCGAACTGGAACGCAGCAGCGAACACCCGGTTAACCATTCACAGTCTTATCAACAACTAATCGAACAACTTTCCGGCTACCTGATGGCCAACATCCAAAAGCAAGCGCTGGAAAACAGCCTCTTTCCCGCGCTCGCCAATAGCGCCGGCCAAAGCAGCAGCAATACCCATGTGCCCTACAGTTTGCTCAAACAAACCGAGCAAATTCATCCGGGCGACTGGTTTATTTTTTTCGGTGAAAACGATGAGTGCCTGCGCTGCAAACTGGCATTAAAAAATCCGGAAGTGGATCAACTGTTGCTGGTAGACCACACCGGGCGCAAAGTAATGATCAAAAGCCACAAGGATTTTGCACTCTGTTTATCCACGGGTATTGCGCGCCCGTTAATAGCGCCGGATATTCAGCGACTCATTGAAAACACTTTGCCAAGCTGGATCGAACGGGCCAACACAAGTGTGCAGGCACAATTACTGCAGCAAAAACAAAAAGCCGAGCAGTTGGTAAGAGCGCTGATTGCCAAGCAACAGGCCGCCGCCGAAGTTGCCGCCAAAGCGCGTGCCGAGGCCGAAGCACGCATGCAACAACAGTTGGAAGCGCGCCGCGCCGCTGCGCGCAAAGCGATGGCTGAAGCGCGCGCACTGGCCGATGAACAGCGCCGCCGCGAAGCCGAACAAGCTGCAGAAGCCGAACGTTTACGTATCGAACAGGCAGAAGCCGAAGCCGCCGAAACACTTGCCCGGCGGCAAATGGCGCAACAGGCAGTGAGCGAATTGCAAGTGGGTGCCTGGCTGGAAATCCAATTGGAGAACGAAAAGCAGCGCGCAAAGCTATCGGTAATTATTGCATCCACCAACAAATATATTTTTGCCGACCAGGTGGGGCGCAAACTGGCGGAATACACTCGCGACCAATTGCAGGAGCAGGTTGCACAGGAGCAGATAAAAATTCTGCGTAATGGCGATAATTTTGAAGATCAATTAGCCAAAGTCATTCGCGGTTTGCGACGTGACCTCAGCTGA
- a CDS encoding NAD(P)H-hydrate dehydratase, with the protein MKITADSPFLYTATEAYAIDAAAIATGILSIQLMKRAGRAAFELVCERFPDASLISIYAGGGNNGGDGYVLAGLLAQRLFPVQVIALVAPDQLRDEVRQAYEFAVQEGVTVVPPGAQPTEGIIVDAMLGIGLKGAVRTECAAAIEQINTGGLPVIALDIPSGLQADTGAVAGPAVQAQITLTYIGVKRGLLTGRGPALCGELVLANLAVPDSSYSEVSPTAERLHLNQLLPLLATRAADAHKGDFGHVMVIGGDTGFGGAALMAAEAAARTGAGLVSIATRPEHIPAILARRPEIMACGVVSGQELEPLLARPTVLVVGPGLGRSPWSEQMLQQAVKSGLPLVLDADALNILAAGRVVPASVKRDNWLLTPHPAEAARLLGQATAEVQADRFAAVRALQSKYNASVILKGAGSLVTSANETIGVVTDGNPGMATGGMGDVLSGILGGLIAQGVSLADAARLGAVVHACAGDLAAADHGERSLLATDLIPYLGELL; encoded by the coding sequence ATGAAAATCACCGCCGACTCACCTTTTTTGTACACCGCTACCGAGGCCTATGCCATAGATGCCGCTGCCATAGCTACAGGCATTCTCTCCATCCAACTCATGAAACGCGCCGGGCGCGCGGCCTTTGAATTGGTGTGCGAGCGCTTCCCGGATGCCAGCTTGATCAGCATTTATGCCGGTGGCGGCAACAATGGTGGTGATGGTTATGTGTTGGCTGGCCTGTTGGCACAGCGGTTGTTCCCGGTACAGGTGATTGCCTTGGTAGCGCCGGATCAACTGCGCGATGAAGTGCGTCAGGCTTATGAGTTTGCTGTTCAGGAGGGTGTGACGGTGGTGCCACCCGGGGCCCAGCCCACCGAGGGCATTATTGTGGATGCCATGCTGGGGATAGGTTTGAAAGGTGCGGTGCGCACTGAATGCGCCGCAGCGATTGAGCAGATCAATACCGGTGGTTTGCCGGTTATCGCCCTGGACATCCCATCGGGCTTACAAGCGGATACCGGCGCAGTGGCAGGCCCGGCAGTCCAAGCGCAAATTACCCTAACCTACATAGGCGTTAAGCGGGGATTATTGACGGGGCGCGGCCCGGCACTCTGTGGTGAGTTAGTACTGGCTAATCTGGCAGTGCCCGATTCCTCTTATTCGGAGGTGTCGCCAACCGCTGAGAGGCTGCATTTGAATCAGCTCCTGCCGCTGCTCGCGACGCGCGCTGCTGATGCGCACAAAGGCGATTTTGGCCATGTAATGGTGATCGGTGGTGATACTGGTTTTGGCGGCGCTGCGCTTATGGCGGCTGAAGCAGCGGCGCGTACTGGCGCAGGCTTGGTGAGTATTGCGACTCGTCCGGAACATATTCCGGCAATTCTGGCGCGTCGCCCGGAAATTATGGCGTGTGGTGTGGTATCCGGACAGGAGCTTGAGCCTTTGCTTGCACGCCCAACCGTATTGGTTGTTGGCCCAGGTTTGGGGCGTTCGCCCTGGTCGGAGCAGATGTTGCAGCAGGCAGTAAAAAGTGGCCTGCCTCTGGTGCTGGATGCCGATGCACTCAATATCCTCGCGGCTGGACGAGTGGTTCCCGCCAGTGTGAAGCGCGACAACTGGCTGCTGACCCCGCACCCGGCGGAAGCGGCGCGGCTGTTGGGCCAGGCTACCGCTGAGGTACAGGCGGATCGCTTTGCCGCCGTGCGTGCGCTTCAATCCAAATACAACGCCAGTGTCATTCTTAAAGGGGCTGGCAGCCTGGTGACATCGGCCAATGAAACTATTGGCGTGGTGACCGATGGCAACCCGGGGATGGCGACCGGTGGTATGGGCGATGTGCTTTCCGGCATCCTCGGTGGTTTGATTGCCCAAGGGGTATCGCTTGCTGATGCGGCGCGTCTGGGTGCGGTCGTTCATGCCTGCGCTGGTGACTTGGCCGCTGCCGATCACGGCGAGCGTAGCTTGCTCGCTACGGATTTAATCCCCTATCTGGGTGAATTACTCTGA
- the tsaE gene encoding tRNA (adenosine(37)-N6)-threonylcarbamoyltransferase complex ATPase subunit type 1 TsaE, whose product MNHYEFQLDNDEQMVAFGERLGHVLAACEGAMSVYLQGDLGAGKTTLSRGILRAFGHTGAVKSPTYTLVEPYEFGGRKLFHFDLYRLGDPEELEYMGIRDYFVAPNICLIEWPERGFSLLPTADIALQIRQAPVGRHILLQTQLSLVI is encoded by the coding sequence ATGAACCATTACGAATTTCAGTTGGATAATGACGAGCAAATGGTTGCCTTTGGCGAGCGCCTGGGGCATGTTTTGGCGGCCTGCGAAGGTGCAATGTCGGTGTATTTGCAGGGCGATTTGGGTGCGGGAAAAACCACGCTTAGTCGCGGCATACTGCGCGCCTTTGGCCACACCGGTGCTGTAAAAAGCCCAACGTATACCCTGGTTGAACCCTATGAATTTGGCGGACGCAAACTGTTCCACTTTGATTTGTATCGATTGGGAGATCCGGAAGAGTTGGAGTACATGGGCATTCGCGACTACTTTGTGGCGCCCAACATCTGCTTGATCGAATGGCCCGAGCGCGGTTTCAGCTTGCTGCCGACCGCCGACATTGCTTTGCAAATACGTCAGGCTCCTGTTGGCCGCCATATTTTGTTACAAACTCAGCTTTCGCTGGTGATTTAA
- a CDS encoding EAL domain-containing protein gives MHKQPLVRPRPFAGRVRSFLLWLVFTSLSCQANDAPQRVLFGGDAEFPPLEWMEKNQAKGFNVELAREIAKTGGSKAEHQLGNWPDMMRALEEGRIDVMPMYYSAERAKRFIFTHAYYYPSHSIYALPGAVRVSSIDNLHGHKVVVEQESFAHQQLRSSAIQPELVVTANTVTAIEALLHGDAEYAVLTSLAVDSLLKKNDWRLERMGVPFWSRGYAFAVNKNKPELAEWLQDSLSETIASGRYQQLYEKWVPELEPSAADTSLMNSLWLALATIVALLLIAAGWYWSIKRTVAVHTRELRDALTQREMAEHELRYLANFDAQTGLAKLQHFIEQVDDYFHSHQQPVKQEKEILIVKLVDLDVIVRTFGFSRAELVVNAFAMHLVKLTDAMSAYLGRGVFAIFTNKCNAQVLLDRLMTDMSNSDPGLNSQFVGGSAYWPEHGRSAGKLMRHAETAMAMSVARRRRWMAYETAMEPSRLDLDIISIFIDGNVQGLFPVFQPQLDLRSGKITSAEILVRWQHPRLGFIPPNVFIPLLENSGLIEQVTAQMIDEAVRVAVLLRKRNLPCAISVNIAAFDLIETNLGEAISHALVRYQGLPSDIKLELTETSVASDPQRVKQVLLELSELGVYASVDDFGTGYSSLSYLSLFPIRELKIDRTFVSDMIGNPRNHSIVRSTILMARELGLTTVAEGVEDDQTLQMLKKDGCDLAQGYVIAKPMAEVEFIEFMRAHAAQVFDVSQFMKR, from the coding sequence ATGCACAAACAACCACTTGTTCGGCCCAGGCCCTTTGCTGGTCGGGTACGAAGCTTTTTGCTGTGGCTGGTGTTTACCAGCCTTAGCTGCCAAGCCAATGACGCTCCCCAGCGCGTATTGTTTGGCGGGGATGCCGAGTTTCCCCCGCTCGAATGGATGGAGAAAAACCAGGCTAAAGGCTTTAACGTGGAGTTGGCCCGGGAGATTGCAAAGACCGGTGGCAGCAAAGCTGAGCATCAGCTGGGTAACTGGCCGGATATGATGCGTGCACTGGAAGAGGGGCGCATCGACGTGATGCCCATGTATTACTCCGCTGAGCGGGCCAAGCGCTTTATTTTTACCCATGCCTATTACTACCCTTCCCATTCCATCTACGCCTTACCCGGTGCAGTGCGCGTTTCCTCTATTGATAATCTACACGGTCATAAGGTGGTGGTTGAGCAGGAATCTTTCGCTCATCAGCAATTGCGCAGCTCTGCTATTCAACCTGAGTTAGTGGTTACTGCGAATACGGTTACTGCGATAGAGGCCTTACTGCATGGCGACGCGGAATATGCAGTGCTGACCAGTCTCGCCGTTGACAGTCTGCTTAAAAAAAATGATTGGCGACTGGAGCGCATGGGCGTTCCTTTTTGGTCGCGCGGTTATGCGTTTGCGGTCAATAAAAACAAACCGGAACTGGCGGAGTGGCTGCAGGACTCGCTCAGTGAAACTATCGCTTCAGGGCGCTACCAGCAACTCTATGAAAAATGGGTACCAGAACTCGAGCCTTCTGCTGCTGATACGTCATTGATGAATAGTCTGTGGCTGGCGTTAGCGACCATAGTTGCTCTTCTACTAATCGCCGCAGGCTGGTACTGGAGCATTAAGCGCACGGTCGCCGTCCATACACGGGAGCTTCGCGATGCACTCACTCAGCGCGAAATGGCAGAGCACGAGCTGCGCTACCTCGCTAATTTTGATGCGCAAACCGGTTTAGCCAAGCTGCAACATTTTATTGAGCAAGTGGATGATTATTTTCACTCGCACCAGCAGCCAGTTAAACAGGAAAAAGAAATCCTGATTGTAAAACTGGTGGATCTGGATGTGATTGTGCGCACCTTTGGTTTCTCACGCGCGGAGTTGGTGGTCAACGCGTTTGCCATGCATCTGGTGAAGTTAACTGACGCCATGTCAGCGTATCTCGGGCGTGGGGTGTTCGCGATTTTTACCAATAAGTGTAACGCGCAAGTGTTGTTGGATCGTCTAATGACGGATATGTCGAATTCAGATCCCGGCTTGAATTCGCAATTCGTGGGTGGCTCTGCCTATTGGCCAGAGCATGGGCGTTCAGCCGGAAAGTTAATGCGCCATGCAGAAACCGCCATGGCCATGAGTGTTGCGCGCCGTCGCCGCTGGATGGCTTATGAAACAGCAATGGAACCCAGTCGTTTGGACTTGGATATTATTTCAATTTTTATTGACGGTAATGTGCAAGGACTTTTTCCTGTCTTCCAGCCGCAGCTGGATTTACGCAGCGGTAAAATTACCTCTGCCGAAATACTGGTACGTTGGCAACATCCGCGCCTGGGGTTTATTCCACCCAACGTATTTATTCCGTTGTTGGAAAACTCCGGCTTAATCGAGCAGGTCACCGCGCAAATGATAGACGAGGCCGTGCGTGTGGCTGTGCTCTTACGCAAACGCAATCTGCCTTGCGCTATTAGTGTCAATATTGCAGCGTTTGATCTGATTGAAACCAACCTTGGTGAAGCCATCAGTCACGCACTGGTACGCTATCAGGGGTTGCCAAGTGATATTAAATTGGAGCTGACCGAGACATCGGTTGCCAGCGATCCGCAGCGGGTGAAGCAGGTGTTATTGGAATTGAGCGAATTGGGTGTCTATGCCTCGGTCGATGATTTTGGTACTGGCTATTCATCGCTTTCCTATTTAAGCCTATTCCCTATTCGCGAATTAAAAATCGATCGCACGTTTGTTAGTGACATGATCGGCAATCCTCGCAATCACAGCATTGTGCGTTCCACCATTTTAATGGCGCGCGAGCTTGGTTTAACAACTGTTGCCGAGGGAGTGGAGGACGACCAAACTCTGCAAATGCTGAAAAAAGACGGCTGCGATCTGGCGCAAGGTTACGTGATTGCCAAACCTATGGCAGAAGTAGAATTTATTGAATTTATGCGCGCTCATGCCGCGCAGGTATTTGATGTGAGCCAGTTTATGAAACGGTAG
- the traF gene encoding conjugal transfer protein TraF: MPVFSRPYRYFRPLAKYQALLVAACSCSPAFAISYGIYDSRALAMGGAATAIGSHAQAAFYNPALLAFHEEEEEAGRDGRVYIPNLVVQFTDGTESAIDAIEDELDTQLSSAIENFNDAPIETTAGLIRDVATDLRDVLDDIAQDDLSLDSFIGFNISEPSNREGGGFYFGARALAGGVANVSESDRALLGDYIDSMGRVATGEALTSVAADYPHLINSRGQLIDPTATLTSNADVSALIVSEWGMAMAKQFEFFDQSIAVGITPKLMRGDAFRDTADFNDGLDSVDEAEDEFKDSQETHLAFNADFGIAATIAEHYRVSLTLKDAFKKTFSTQQDPDPVTGEPAPDLKVTLSSRARMGLGYVGDNFSVGLDYDLDESTPMAEEAGTQELSLGAEYVFWDSLALRAGYRNDQTGLHENMASAGLGYRWKRFVVDIAYASGGNYQGGGLQLGWTF; encoded by the coding sequence ATGCCCGTATTTTCCCGCCCTTATCGCTATTTCAGGCCACTGGCCAAATATCAGGCATTGCTAGTCGCTGCTTGCAGTTGTTCGCCAGCATTCGCCATTAGCTACGGGATTTACGATTCGCGTGCCCTCGCGATGGGCGGTGCGGCTACGGCTATAGGCAGCCATGCTCAGGCGGCGTTTTACAATCCCGCCTTGCTCGCCTTTCACGAAGAAGAGGAAGAGGCCGGGCGCGATGGGCGAGTTTACATTCCCAACCTGGTCGTACAGTTTACCGACGGGACGGAATCGGCCATTGACGCAATAGAGGATGAGCTGGATACCCAACTGAGTAGCGCGATCGAAAACTTCAACGATGCACCGATAGAAACCACGGCTGGATTGATTCGCGATGTCGCTACCGACTTGCGCGATGTACTGGACGATATTGCGCAAGACGATTTATCGCTCGACAGTTTTATCGGCTTTAACATTAGCGAGCCGAGTAATCGCGAGGGCGGTGGATTTTATTTTGGCGCGCGAGCCTTGGCTGGCGGCGTTGCCAACGTGAGCGAGTCCGATCGCGCCCTGCTAGGTGATTACATAGATTCCATGGGGCGCGTTGCCACTGGTGAAGCTCTCACGAGTGTAGCGGCCGACTACCCGCACCTTATCAATAGCCGCGGCCAGCTGATTGACCCGACCGCCACGCTTACGTCCAACGCTGATGTCAGCGCCTTGATTGTGAGCGAATGGGGTATGGCGATGGCTAAACAATTTGAGTTTTTTGACCAATCAATCGCCGTGGGTATCACCCCCAAATTAATGCGCGGGGATGCCTTCCGCGATACTGCCGACTTCAACGATGGCCTGGATTCGGTGGATGAAGCCGAGGACGAATTTAAAGATAGCCAGGAAACTCATTTGGCGTTTAACGCTGACTTTGGCATAGCCGCCACTATTGCGGAGCACTACCGTGTGAGTCTTACCCTGAAGGACGCCTTCAAAAAAACGTTTAGCACGCAACAAGACCCTGATCCGGTGACGGGCGAACCCGCCCCTGATTTGAAAGTCACCTTGAGTTCAAGGGCGCGCATGGGCTTGGGGTATGTGGGTGATAACTTCAGTGTTGGATTGGATTACGACCTGGATGAATCCACCCCCATGGCCGAAGAAGCCGGTACCCAGGAGTTATCGCTCGGGGCAGAATATGTGTTTTGGGATAGCCTGGCGTTGCGCGCCGGTTATCGCAATGATCAAACCGGTCTTCACGAGAATATGGCAAGCGCGGGGCTTGGTTATCGCTGGAAGCGTTTCGTGGTGGATATTGCCTATGCGAGCGGTGGGAATTATCAGGGCGGAGGTTTGCAACTGGGATGGACCTTTTAG